Proteins encoded by one window of Sorex araneus isolate mSorAra2 chromosome 3, mSorAra2.pri, whole genome shotgun sequence:
- the SCNM1 gene encoding sodium channel modifier 1 isoform X2: MLRDGRFACAICAHRPVLDTLAMLTAHRAGKKHLSSLQRFYGTKQPGKGLEQNPRQQEEAGKEESKAEAPLLAQTRLITQKALHRAPHYNSCCRRKNRPEAPRLSAPQGSLPLPVLELQSGIDKEARPAQEPDTGPTPTPLSPTRRRTLDHYLHLRSSGWIPDGQGRWVKDANVEFDSDEEEPPGPPLD, translated from the exons ATGCTGCGGGATGGACG CTTTGCTTGTGCCATCTGTGCCCACCGACCTGTATTGGACACCCTGGCTATGCTTACCGCCCATCGTGCAGGGAAAAAACATCTGTCTA GCCTGCAGCGCTTCTATGGCACGAAGCAGCCAGGGAAGGGACTGGAGCAGAATCCCAGACAGCAGGAGGAAGCCGGGAAGGAAGAGAGCAAAGCCGAG GCTCCTCTGTTAGCCCAGACCCGACTTATCACTCAGAAGGCGCTGCACAGAGCTCCCCACTACAATAGCTGCTGCCGCAGAAAGAACAG ACCAGAAGCCCCCCGACTCTCCGCCCCCCAGGGCTCTCTACCACTCCCGGTGCTTGAGCTCCAGAGTGGGATAGACAAGGAAGCCAGACCAGCCCAGGAGCCCGACACcggccctacccctacccctctgagccccaccaggagacgCACTCTGGACCACTACCTCCACCTACGAAG CTCTGGATGGATCCCAGATGGACAAGGCCGATGGGTCAAAGATGCGAATGTTGAGTTTGACTCTGATGAGGAGGAGCCCCCTGGCCCTCCCTTGGACTGA
- the SCNM1 gene encoding sodium channel modifier 1 isoform X1: protein MSFKREGDDWSQLNVLKKRRVGDLLASYIPEDEALMLRDGRFACAICAHRPVLDTLAMLTAHRAGKKHLSSLQRFYGTKQPGKGLEQNPRQQEEAGKEESKAEAPLLAQTRLITQKALHRAPHYNSCCRRKNRPEAPRLSAPQGSLPLPVLELQSGIDKEARPAQEPDTGPTPTPLSPTRRRTLDHYLHLRSSGWIPDGQGRWVKDANVEFDSDEEEPPGPPLD from the exons ATGTCTTTCAAGCGAGAAGGGGATGATTGGAGTCAACTCAATGTGCTCAAA AAACGAAGAGTCGGTGACCTGCTGGCCAGTTACATCCCGGAAGATGAGGCGCTGATGCTGCGGGATGGACG CTTTGCTTGTGCCATCTGTGCCCACCGACCTGTATTGGACACCCTGGCTATGCTTACCGCCCATCGTGCAGGGAAAAAACATCTGTCTA GCCTGCAGCGCTTCTATGGCACGAAGCAGCCAGGGAAGGGACTGGAGCAGAATCCCAGACAGCAGGAGGAAGCCGGGAAGGAAGAGAGCAAAGCCGAG GCTCCTCTGTTAGCCCAGACCCGACTTATCACTCAGAAGGCGCTGCACAGAGCTCCCCACTACAATAGCTGCTGCCGCAGAAAGAACAG ACCAGAAGCCCCCCGACTCTCCGCCCCCCAGGGCTCTCTACCACTCCCGGTGCTTGAGCTCCAGAGTGGGATAGACAAGGAAGCCAGACCAGCCCAGGAGCCCGACACcggccctacccctacccctctgagccccaccaggagacgCACTCTGGACCACTACCTCCACCTACGAAG CTCTGGATGGATCCCAGATGGACAAGGCCGATGGGTCAAAGATGCGAATGTTGAGTTTGACTCTGATGAGGAGGAGCCCCCTGGCCCTCCCTTGGACTGA
- the LYSMD1 gene encoding lysM and putative peptidoglycan-binding domain-containing protein 1 isoform X2, translated as MASPSRQAPAGVPALLGGGRARSYGSLVRAACSPVRERRLEHPLAPGDTLAGLALRYGVTMEQIKRANRLYTNDSIFLKKTLYIPIQTEPRDIFKGLDSDDEKDGEEGQSSKEDVWPHSAERTKTERGLGSAGGAATGQEPGPDLSASDFLKKLDSQIRLSKQAAAQKLQGGDISRCRTLTAAPELPPDAAACCAWACTTDPDLSHPNTAGPGG; from the exons ATGGCGTCCCCGTCCAGGCAGGCCCCGGCCGGCGTCCCCGCGCTGCTGGGCGGGGGCCGCGCGCGCTCCTACGGGAGCCTGGTCCGCGCCGCCTGCTCTCCGGTGCGGGAGCGGCGCCTGGAGCACCCGCTGGCGCCCGGGGACACGCTGGCCGGGCTGGCGCTCCGCTACGGGGTGACG atggaacAGATTAAGCGTGCAAACCGCCTTTATACTAATGACTCCATCTTCCTGAAGAAAACCCTCTACATCCCCATCCAGACAGAGCCCAGGGACATCTTCAAGGGGTTGGATTCTGATGACGAGAAGGATGGAGAAGAGGGCCAGTCAAGCAAGGAGGATGTTTGGCCGCACTCAGCAGAGAGGACAAAGACAGAGCGAGGTTTGGGCAGTGCTGGTGGAGCTGCCACAGGCCAGGAGCCTGGCCCGGATCTCTCGGCCTCTGACTTCCTCAAGAAGCTGGACTCCCAGATCCGCCTATCCAAGCAGGCTGCTGCCCAGAAGCTACAGGGTGGGGATATCAG CAGATGCAGGACACTTACAGCAGCCCCCGAGCTCCCCCCGGATGCAGCAGCATGCTGTGCTTGGGCCTGTACCACTGACCCGGACCTCTCGCACCCGAACACTGCGGGACCAGGAGGATGA
- the LYSMD1 gene encoding lysM and putative peptidoglycan-binding domain-containing protein 1 isoform X1 gives MASPSRQAPAGVPALLGGGRARSYGSLVRAACSPVRERRLEHPLAPGDTLAGLALRYGVTMEQIKRANRLYTNDSIFLKKTLYIPIQTEPRDIFKGLDSDDEKDGEEGQSSKEDVWPHSAERTKTERGLGSAGGAATGQEPGPDLSASDFLKKLDSQIRLSKQAAAQKLQGGDIRTLTADAGHLQQPPSSPRMQQHAVLGPVPLTRTSRTRTLRDQEDEIFKL, from the exons ATGGCGTCCCCGTCCAGGCAGGCCCCGGCCGGCGTCCCCGCGCTGCTGGGCGGGGGCCGCGCGCGCTCCTACGGGAGCCTGGTCCGCGCCGCCTGCTCTCCGGTGCGGGAGCGGCGCCTGGAGCACCCGCTGGCGCCCGGGGACACGCTGGCCGGGCTGGCGCTCCGCTACGGGGTGACG atggaacAGATTAAGCGTGCAAACCGCCTTTATACTAATGACTCCATCTTCCTGAAGAAAACCCTCTACATCCCCATCCAGACAGAGCCCAGGGACATCTTCAAGGGGTTGGATTCTGATGACGAGAAGGATGGAGAAGAGGGCCAGTCAAGCAAGGAGGATGTTTGGCCGCACTCAGCAGAGAGGACAAAGACAGAGCGAGGTTTGGGCAGTGCTGGTGGAGCTGCCACAGGCCAGGAGCCTGGCCCGGATCTCTCGGCCTCTGACTTCCTCAAGAAGCTGGACTCCCAGATCCGCCTATCCAAGCAGGCTGCTGCCCAGAAGCTACAGGGTGGGGATATCAG GACACTTACAGCAGATGCAGGACACTTACAGCAGCCCCCGAGCTCCCCCCGGATGCAGCAGCATGCTGTGCTTGGGCCTGTACCACTGACCCGGACCTCTCGCACCCGAACACTGCGGGACCAGGAGGATGAGATCTTCAAACTCTGA
- the TNFAIP8L2 gene encoding tumor necrosis factor alpha-induced protein 8-like protein 2, which yields MEPFSSKSLALQAEKKVLSKMAGRSAAHLFLDETSSEVLDELYRVSREYTQSRTQAQRVIKDLIKVAVKVAVLHRSGCFSPGELAVANRFRQKLRQGAMTALSFGEVAFTFEAAVLAGLLAECRDTLLELVASHLTPKSHTRIRHVFDHFSDAGLLAALYGPGFKQHLDKICAGLRKLLEEGKL from the coding sequence ATGGAGCCCTTCAGCTCCAAGAGCCTGGCCCTGCAGGCAGAGAAGAAGGTCCTGAGCAAGATGGCTGGCCGGTCAGCGGCTCATCTGTTCCTGGACGAGACGAGCAGTGAGGTGCTGGACGAGCTCTACCGTGTGTCCAGGGAGTACACGCAGAGCCGGACCCAGGCCCAGCGCGTCATCAAAGACCTCATCAAGGTGGCTGTCAAAGTGGCCGTGCTGCACCGCAGTGGCTGCTTCAGCCCCGGTGAGCTGGCAGTGGCCAACCGTTTCCGCCAGAAGTTGCGGCAGGGTGCCATGACAGCCCTGAGCTTCGGCGAGGTGGCGTTCACCTTTGAGGCGGCTGTGCTGGCCGGGCTGCTGGCTGAGTGCCGGGACACGCTGCTGGAGCTGGTGGCCAGCCACCTCACGCCCAAGTCCCACACACGCATCCGCCACGTGTTTGACCACTTCTCCGACGCTGGCCTGCTGGCCGCCCTCTACGGGCCGGGCTTCAAGCAGCACCTGGACAAGATCTGTGCCGGGCTCCGGAAGCTGCTGGAAGAGGGGAAGCTCTGA